In one Shewanella loihica PV-4 genomic region, the following are encoded:
- a CDS encoding ATP-dependent zinc protease family protein, which yields MNKIIIGNLEACDLPDLGIKDLQVRIDTGAKTSALHVDNLKRIKVGGRPYVAFDLHPDVYDLEQIVHCKAPVRDSRRIKSSNGEVEQRCVIATTLKLGEHEWPIELTLSNRQDMTYLMLLGREAMGDRVLVDPSQSFLING from the coding sequence ATGAACAAGATCATCATAGGCAACTTAGAGGCCTGCGATCTGCCGGATCTGGGCATCAAGGATCTGCAGGTACGCATCGACACGGGCGCCAAGACCTCCGCCCTGCACGTGGATAACCTCAAGCGGATCAAGGTGGGCGGGCGGCCCTATGTCGCCTTCGACCTGCATCCGGACGTGTATGACCTGGAGCAGATAGTCCACTGTAAGGCGCCGGTGCGCGACTCGCGCCGCATCAAGTCCTCCAACGGCGAGGTAGAGCAGCGCTGCGTGATAGCGACCACACTCAAGCTGGGGGAGCATGAGTGGCCCATAGAGCTGACCCTGAGCAATCGCCAGGACATGACCTACCTGATGCTGCTGGGCCGTGAGGCCATGGGCGATCGCGTCCTGGTGGATCCCTCCCAGAGTTTTCTGATTAACGGCTAG
- the gorA gene encoding glutathione-disulfide reductase gives MAQHFDYICLGAGSGGIASANRAAMRGAKVLLIEAKALGGTCVNVGCVPKKVMWYGAQVAEAMHLYAKDYGFDVSVNKFDWSKLVESREAYIERIHGAYDRGLDSNGVTLVRGYGQFVDNNTIEVNGEHYSADHILIATGGTPTIPNIPGAEYGIDSDGFFALNEQPKRVAVVGAGYIAVELAGVLHALGSETHLFVRKHAPLRSFDPMLSEALMESMATDGPSLHTHSIPESVTKNADGSLTLKLENGESYEIDTLIWAIGRRPSTDKIGLENTDVKLNDKGYVVVDAQQNTTAKGIYCVGDIIEGGIELTPVAVKAGRLLSEHLFNGMTDAKMDYSLVPTVVFSHPAIGTMGLTEPEAIAQYGEENVKVYNSGFTSMYTAVTAHRQACKMKLVCAGKEEKVVGIHGIGYGMDEILQGFGVAIKMGATKADFDAVVAIHPTGAEEFVTMR, from the coding sequence ATGGCTCAACATTTTGACTATATCTGTTTAGGCGCCGGCAGCGGCGGCATCGCCTCGGCCAACCGTGCGGCCATGCGCGGTGCCAAGGTACTGCTGATCGAAGCCAAGGCTCTGGGCGGCACCTGCGTAAACGTCGGCTGCGTCCCTAAGAAAGTCATGTGGTATGGCGCCCAAGTCGCCGAGGCCATGCACCTGTACGCCAAAGACTATGGCTTCGACGTATCGGTCAATAAATTCGATTGGAGCAAGCTGGTCGAGAGCCGCGAGGCCTACATAGAGCGCATCCACGGCGCCTACGACAGAGGCCTGGACAGCAACGGCGTCACCCTGGTGCGCGGCTATGGCCAATTCGTCGACAACAACACCATAGAGGTGAATGGCGAGCACTACAGCGCCGACCATATACTAATCGCCACCGGCGGCACCCCGACCATTCCCAACATTCCGGGCGCCGAATATGGTATCGACTCAGACGGCTTCTTCGCCCTCAACGAACAGCCTAAGCGTGTGGCCGTAGTCGGCGCAGGCTATATCGCCGTCGAGCTGGCGGGTGTACTCCATGCCCTGGGCAGCGAGACTCACCTGTTTGTGCGCAAGCATGCACCGCTGCGCAGCTTCGACCCTATGCTGAGTGAGGCCCTGATGGAGTCTATGGCCACCGACGGCCCTAGCCTACACACCCACAGCATTCCAGAATCTGTCACCAAGAACGCCGACGGCTCACTGACCCTCAAGCTGGAAAATGGCGAGAGCTATGAGATCGATACCCTAATCTGGGCCATCGGCCGTCGTCCATCCACCGACAAGATCGGCCTAGAAAACACAGACGTTAAGCTTAACGACAAAGGTTATGTGGTGGTCGATGCCCAGCAGAACACCACAGCCAAGGGCATCTACTGCGTCGGCGACATCATCGAAGGCGGCATAGAGCTTACCCCGGTTGCCGTGAAGGCGGGTCGCCTGTTGTCAGAGCACCTATTCAACGGCATGACAGATGCCAAGATGGATTACAGCCTGGTGCCAACCGTAGTATTCAGCCACCCTGCCATAGGCACCATGGGCCTCACCGAACCCGAGGCGATCGCCCAATATGGCGAGGAGAACGTCAAGGTCTACAACTCGGGCTTCACCTCTATGTATACGGCGGTCACCGCCCACCGTCAGGCCTGTAAGATGAAGCTGGTGTGCGCCGGTAAAGAGGAGAAGGTCGTGGGCATCCACGGCATCGGCTACGGCATGGATGAGATACTGCAAGGCTTCGGCGTCGCCATCAAGATGGGCGCCACTAAGGCCGACTTCGACGCCGTCGTCGCCATCCACCCCACAGGCGCCGAAGAGTTCGTTACTATGCGTTAA
- the rimK gene encoding 30S ribosomal protein S6--L-glutamate ligase, whose product MRIAILSRNENLYSTQRLKEAGEARGHEVDIIDTLHCYMDITSSNPTVRYMGKVLPKYDAVIPRIGSSITFYGTAVVRQFEMMGTFCVNESVAISRSRDKLRSLQLLSRKGIGLPRTGFASKPDKIQDLIKNVGGAPLVIKLLEGTQGIGVVLAETNKAAESVIEAFMGLKANILVQEFIKEAGGADIRCFVVGDKVVAAMKRQAAEGEFRSNLHRGGVAQLVRLSKDERATALNAAKAMGLNLCGVDILQSNNGPVVMEVNSSPGLEGIEQATGKDVAGLIYEFIEKKAKPNANRTRGKG is encoded by the coding sequence ATGCGTATTGCAATCTTGTCTCGCAATGAAAACTTATACTCCACCCAACGCCTGAAAGAAGCCGGCGAAGCTCGCGGCCACGAGGTGGACATCATAGATACACTGCACTGCTACATGGATATCACCAGCAGCAACCCAACCGTGCGTTACATGGGTAAGGTACTGCCTAAGTATGATGCCGTGATCCCTCGCATCGGCTCGTCGATCACCTTCTACGGTACGGCCGTGGTGCGCCAGTTTGAGATGATGGGCACCTTCTGTGTCAACGAGTCTGTGGCCATCAGCCGTTCTCGCGATAAGCTGAGATCCCTGCAGCTGCTGTCACGCAAGGGCATCGGCCTGCCACGTACCGGATTTGCCAGCAAGCCCGACAAGATCCAGGATTTGATCAAGAACGTGGGCGGCGCGCCCCTGGTGATCAAGCTGCTGGAAGGCACCCAGGGCATAGGCGTGGTCTTGGCCGAAACCAATAAGGCGGCCGAGAGCGTGATCGAGGCCTTCATGGGTCTCAAGGCCAACATTCTGGTGCAGGAGTTCATCAAGGAAGCGGGCGGCGCCGATATCCGCTGCTTCGTGGTGGGTGATAAGGTAGTGGCGGCCATGAAGCGTCAGGCGGCCGAAGGCGAATTTCGCTCTAACCTGCACCGTGGTGGTGTGGCCCAGCTGGTGCGCCTCTCTAAGGATGAGCGTGCGACGGCCCTCAACGCCGCCAAGGCGATGGGGCTAAACCTCTGTGGTGTGGATATCTTGCAATCGAACAACGGCCCAGTGGTGATGGAAGTGAACTCCTCGCCCGGACTGGAAGGGATAGAACAGGCGACCGGTAAGGATGTGGCCGGGCTGATCTATGAATTTATTGAGAAGAAGGCGAAACCCAACGCCAACAGAACTCGCGGAAAAGGCTAA
- the prlC gene encoding oligopeptidase A encodes MSNPLLSGSELPPFSQIKPEHIQPAVEQGIANCRQKIDEVLASGGPYTWDNLIAPLEQVDDELSQIWSPVSHMNSVLSTDEWRAAHDACLPLLSEYGTYVGQHQGLYQAYKALKESDEFAQLSQAQQTSITHSLRDFELSGIGLNDEDKQTYGKLVKRLSELTSSFSNQLLDATQAWTKLVTDEQELAGLPESAIAAAKAMAEAKEQQGWLFTLDFPSYLPVMTYSDNRQLREECYRAFVTRASDQGPNAGEFDNGPLMDEILDLRHQLAKLLGFDSFAHKSLATKMAESPQQVLDFLNELAARSKQQGQNELAELTAFAEKEFGVIELAPWDLTYYAEKLKHHRYEISQELLRPYFPEDRVLSGLFYTVSRLFGLTIEEQEHFDSWHKDVRFFHIKDAKGEHRGSFFLDLYAREGKRGGAWMDDCRVRRQTAHGLQKPVAYLTCNFNAPVNGKPALFTHDEVTTLFHEFGHGIHHMLTKIDVAGVSGINGVPWDAVELPSQFMENWCFEEEALAEISGHFETHEPLPKAMLDKMLAAKNFQSGMMMLRQLEFSLFDFRLHLEYDPAEGAHIQAKLDEVRDQVAVVKAADFNRFQHSFAHIFAGGYAAGYYSYKWAEVLSADAFSRFEEEGIFNADTGRSFLENILEMGGSLEPMELFKRFRGREPEIDALLRHSGIQG; translated from the coding sequence ATGAGTAACCCTTTGCTAAGCGGCAGTGAATTACCGCCATTTTCGCAAATCAAACCCGAGCATATTCAGCCAGCCGTCGAGCAGGGGATTGCTAATTGTCGCCAGAAGATCGATGAGGTGCTCGCCAGTGGCGGTCCCTACACCTGGGATAACCTGATCGCACCGCTCGAGCAGGTGGATGACGAATTGAGCCAGATCTGGTCGCCCGTGTCGCACATGAACTCTGTGCTCAGCACTGATGAGTGGCGCGCCGCCCACGATGCCTGCCTGCCGCTCTTGTCGGAATATGGCACCTATGTGGGTCAGCATCAGGGGCTGTATCAGGCCTATAAGGCGCTGAAGGAGTCCGACGAGTTTGCCCAGCTAAGTCAGGCGCAGCAAACCAGCATCACCCACAGCCTGCGTGATTTCGAGTTATCTGGTATCGGATTAAACGATGAAGATAAACAAACTTATGGAAAACTGGTTAAACGTTTATCTGAGTTAACCAGTAGCTTCTCTAATCAGCTGTTGGACGCCACCCAGGCCTGGACCAAGTTGGTGACCGATGAGCAGGAGCTGGCAGGCTTGCCCGAGTCTGCCATTGCCGCAGCCAAGGCGATGGCCGAGGCCAAAGAGCAGCAAGGTTGGTTGTTTACCCTGGACTTCCCCTCTTACCTACCCGTGATGACCTACAGCGACAACCGTCAGCTGCGGGAGGAGTGCTACCGCGCCTTCGTGACCCGCGCCTCGGATCAGGGCCCTAACGCAGGTGAGTTCGACAACGGTCCGCTGATGGATGAGATCTTAGATCTGCGTCATCAGCTGGCTAAACTGCTGGGCTTCGACAGCTTCGCCCACAAGTCGCTGGCGACCAAGATGGCCGAGTCGCCTCAGCAGGTGCTGGATTTCCTTAACGAGTTGGCGGCCCGCTCTAAACAGCAGGGACAGAATGAGCTTGCCGAGCTGACCGCGTTCGCCGAGAAAGAGTTTGGCGTTATCGAGCTGGCCCCATGGGATCTCACTTATTATGCCGAGAAACTCAAGCATCACAGATACGAGATCTCCCAGGAGCTGCTGCGTCCTTACTTCCCTGAAGATCGTGTGCTGTCAGGCCTCTTCTATACCGTGTCGCGCCTGTTCGGTCTGACCATAGAGGAGCAGGAACATTTCGACAGCTGGCACAAAGATGTGCGCTTCTTCCATATCAAAGATGCCAAGGGCGAGCACAGAGGCAGTTTCTTCCTGGATCTCTATGCTCGCGAGGGCAAGCGTGGTGGCGCCTGGATGGACGATTGCCGCGTGCGTCGTCAAACCGCCCATGGCCTGCAGAAGCCGGTGGCCTACCTCACCTGTAATTTCAATGCCCCGGTCAATGGTAAGCCTGCGCTGTTTACCCACGACGAGGTGACGACTCTATTCCACGAATTCGGTCACGGTATACATCATATGCTGACCAAGATAGACGTGGCGGGCGTATCAGGTATCAATGGTGTGCCTTGGGATGCGGTGGAGCTGCCGAGTCAGTTCATGGAAAACTGGTGCTTCGAGGAGGAAGCCCTGGCCGAGATCTCCGGACACTTCGAGACCCATGAGCCATTGCCGAAGGCCATGCTAGACAAGATGCTGGCGGCGAAGAACTTTCAGTCAGGCATGATGATGTTGCGTCAGCTGGAGTTTTCGCTGTTCGACTTCCGCCTGCACCTGGAATATGACCCGGCAGAGGGCGCCCATATTCAGGCCAAGTTGGATGAGGTGAGAGATCAGGTTGCCGTGGTGAAGGCCGCCGATTTCAACCGTTTCCAACACAGCTTCGCCCATATCTTTGCCGGTGGTTACGCCGCGGGTTACTACAGCTACAAGTGGGCCGAGGTGTTGTCGGCCGATGCCTTCTCGCGCTTTGAGGAAGAGGGGATCTTCAACGCCGATACCGGTCGCAGCTTCCTGGAGAACATTCTCGAGATGGGTGGCAGCCTGGAGCCGATGGAGCTGTTTAAGCGCTTCAGAGGCCGTGAGCCAGAGATCGACGCCCTGCTGAGACACTCGGGCATTCAAGGCTAA
- a CDS encoding HNH endonuclease, giving the protein MADLDIVYSRLVKAIEKQRSNSYCLSLWSMFIRERDGHRCIICNSKKKLSAHHIIRKSFWKHLKFQTGNGITLCHVCHKDPHTGFNGRPDLSQPMDAQGGEKIDLFTGYLGALVIDSYRRNQLEEYLYHFSDGALDAFKKIQGIPEAATFEGRQIEKAYQIWNQTPRGMFEAILNSVGVTIPEDYVQNEEVTMYYSDTLKKKDGSPADVMYFRYIPPTEFKENPDDTLE; this is encoded by the coding sequence TTGGCTGATTTAGATATTGTGTATAGCAGGTTAGTTAAAGCTATAGAAAAACAAAGGAGTAACTCGTACTGCTTGAGCCTCTGGAGTATGTTCATAAGAGAGCGAGATGGCCACAGGTGCATTATATGTAACTCGAAGAAGAAACTTTCTGCTCACCACATAATCCGCAAGAGCTTTTGGAAGCACTTAAAGTTTCAAACCGGAAATGGAATTACTTTATGTCACGTATGCCATAAAGATCCACATACCGGTTTTAACGGACGTCCGGATCTCAGTCAACCGATGGATGCACAAGGTGGAGAGAAAATAGATTTATTTACAGGTTATCTGGGTGCTCTGGTTATTGACTCCTACAGGCGTAACCAGCTTGAAGAGTATTTGTATCATTTTAGCGATGGAGCTTTAGACGCATTCAAGAAGATTCAGGGTATACCAGAAGCCGCAACATTCGAAGGACGACAAATAGAGAAGGCGTATCAAATATGGAATCAAACCCCAAGAGGAATGTTTGAAGCAATATTAAATTCCGTAGGTGTAACTATTCCAGAGGATTATGTTCAAAATGAAGAAGTGACAATGTATTACTCTGACACTTTGAAAAAGAAAGATGGTAGTCCTGCAGATGTAATGTACTTTCGATATATCCCTCCAACAGAATTTAAAGAAAATCCAGATGATACTCTGGAGTAA
- a CDS encoding succinylglutamate desuccinylase/aspartoacylase family protein — MSEALTIAGVDIQPGTQHQLELPVASLYTDTQVSIPVHVIRAKKDGPKVFVSAAVHGDELNGIEIIRRLIQSKLKLLKGTLILVPMVNVYGVLNQSRYMPDRRDLNRCFPGSPKGSLAGRVAYTFLNSIVQHCDYGIDLHTGAIHRSNLPQIRANLDDEQTLALAQAFGVPVLLNANVRDGSLREAAVNKGTRVLLYEAGQALRFDELSIQTGERGILNVLSSLGLIRKRRLRKKIEPFIANRSDWTRASASGFVCEFAKLGAYVEKGQVLAEINSPLGELIQSVVSNRTGIVIGKQNIPLVLEGDAMFHVAYFGSAADEVAEHIEIMNDQIMPLTTQTI, encoded by the coding sequence ATGAGCGAAGCACTTACCATAGCGGGTGTCGATATCCAGCCCGGCACCCAGCACCAGCTTGAACTACCGGTAGCCAGCCTGTACACGGACACTCAGGTGTCGATACCTGTGCATGTGATCCGCGCTAAGAAAGATGGCCCCAAGGTGTTTGTCAGCGCCGCGGTGCATGGCGATGAGCTCAATGGTATCGAGATCATCCGCCGGTTGATCCAGAGTAAGCTCAAGCTGCTCAAGGGTACCTTGATCTTGGTGCCCATGGTCAATGTCTATGGAGTGCTGAATCAGAGCCGTTACATGCCCGACAGGCGTGACCTTAACCGCTGTTTTCCCGGTTCGCCCAAGGGGTCGCTGGCCGGACGGGTGGCATACACCTTCTTAAACAGCATAGTGCAGCACTGCGACTATGGTATCGACCTGCATACCGGGGCTATCCACAGATCTAACCTGCCACAGATACGTGCCAACCTGGATGACGAGCAGACCCTGGCCCTGGCTCAGGCCTTCGGCGTGCCTGTGCTGCTCAACGCCAACGTGCGCGACGGCTCGCTGCGGGAAGCCGCGGTGAACAAGGGCACCCGGGTGCTGCTGTATGAGGCAGGCCAGGCGCTAAGGTTTGACGAGCTGTCGATACAGACAGGCGAGCGGGGGATCCTCAATGTGCTGTCGTCACTTGGGCTGATCCGTAAACGCCGCCTGCGCAAGAAGATAGAACCCTTCATCGCCAACCGCAGCGACTGGACCCGCGCCTCGGCCAGCGGCTTCGTGTGCGAGTTTGCCAAGCTGGGCGCCTATGTGGAGAAGGGCCAGGTGCTGGCGGAGATCAACAGCCCACTGGGCGAGCTGATCCAGAGCGTGGTATCGAACCGCACGGGTATCGTCATAGGCAAGCAGAATATCCCCCTGGTGCTGGAGGGAGACGCCATGTTCCATGTGGCCTACTTTGGTAGCGCCGCCGACGAGGTGGCGGAACATATTGAGATAATGAACGATCAGATAATGCCGCTGACCACCCAGACCATCTAG